A window of the Pelorhabdus rhamnosifermentans genome harbors these coding sequences:
- a CDS encoding 1-phosphofructokinase family hexose kinase — MILVVNLNASLDKIYTVNDIRRGEVVRAKSVQNTAGGKGTHVANITNIMQEACMVTGFLGGKTGEFIADKLEEKGIANASVRINGETRACINIVTPDGKQTEVLEPGPVVSEEEQKEFLNEYEKLLDDADIVIASGSLPQNVAKDFYRKLIESANTKRKKFLLDTSGAALVEGIKAKPFFIKPNKDEIEFLTGYKVQSADEAAVEVRKFMAEGIALPVISMGTQGSVIGYNGKIYYAIPPVVENINAVGSGDAYVAGLAVALQRKLDIVETIRFASACGTANVTEKESGFVRKEQVEALMEKVIIKKISSYSGY; from the coding sequence TTGATTTTAGTCGTGAATTTAAATGCATCGTTAGATAAAATTTATACGGTCAATGATATAAGGCGCGGTGAAGTTGTACGAGCAAAAAGCGTGCAGAATACAGCCGGCGGCAAGGGAACACATGTTGCCAATATAACGAATATAATGCAGGAAGCTTGTATGGTAACAGGGTTTCTTGGCGGAAAAACGGGCGAATTTATTGCTGATAAACTTGAAGAAAAAGGCATAGCGAATGCATCCGTAAGAATCAATGGTGAAACTCGTGCATGTATCAATATTGTTACACCAGATGGGAAGCAGACCGAGGTATTAGAGCCTGGACCGGTTGTAAGTGAGGAAGAGCAAAAAGAATTTCTTAACGAATATGAAAAACTTTTGGATGATGCAGACATCGTCATTGCTTCCGGCAGCTTGCCACAAAATGTAGCAAAAGATTTTTATAGAAAACTGATTGAAAGCGCCAATACGAAAAGAAAAAAATTTCTGCTTGATACGAGCGGTGCAGCTTTAGTAGAAGGAATAAAGGCAAAACCGTTTTTCATTAAGCCAAATAAGGACGAAATCGAATTTCTCACTGGGTACAAGGTACAATCCGCAGATGAAGCCGCAGTAGAAGTTCGAAAATTTATGGCAGAAGGAATTGCTCTACCTGTTATTTCAATGGGGACGCAAGGTTCGGTTATCGGCTATAATGGGAAAATATATTATGCCATTCCACCAGTGGTAGAAAATATCAATGCAGTAGGTTCTGGCGATGCGTATGTCGCCGGACTTGCTGTAGCGTTGCAACGTAAGCTGGATATTGTCGAGACGATCCGTTTTGCTTCTGCCTGTGGTACGGCAAATGTAACGGAAAAGGAAAGCGGTTTTGTTCGCAAGGAACAAGTTGAGGCTTTAATGGAAAAGGTTATTATAAAAAAAATATCCAGCTATTCGGGTTATTAA